One genomic window of Niveibacterium sp. SC-1 includes the following:
- a CDS encoding phosphoglycerate kinase — protein sequence MTKLFIEDLDLSGKRALIRVDFNVPIKNGVVESDKRIRAALPTIRYALDKGASVVLMSHLGRPDGNKVAKYSLAPVAGRLQELLGKPVKFLNDCVGPEVEAAVNAAKPGEVILLENVRFYLEEEGKAKDAQGNSVKAAPEKVAEFRAGLSRLGDVYINDAFGTAHRAHSSMVGVNLPRASGYLLKKELDFLGEAVNKPVRPLVAIIGGSKISGKIDVIEALLPKVDKLLIGGGMAFTFFKAKGYEVGKSLCENDKVELAKALIAKAGDKLELPIDTMITKKLDFDARTLDGLVEVDSTAIPADQEGVDIGSKTAARYAEIVRGAKTVLWNGPMGVFEIDASAKGTYAVANALADATAKGAITVVGGGDSVAAIEKGGLEEKVSHVSTGGGASLEFLEGKALPGVDALSDK from the coding sequence AACTCTTCATCGAAGACCTGGACCTTTCCGGCAAGCGCGCCCTGATCCGCGTGGACTTCAACGTGCCGATCAAGAACGGCGTGGTCGAGAGCGACAAGCGCATCCGCGCGGCCCTGCCCACCATCCGTTACGCACTGGACAAGGGCGCCTCCGTGGTCCTGATGTCGCACCTGGGCCGCCCCGACGGCAACAAGGTCGCCAAGTACTCGCTGGCGCCGGTCGCCGGTCGCCTGCAGGAGCTGCTGGGCAAGCCGGTCAAGTTCCTCAACGACTGCGTCGGCCCCGAAGTGGAAGCCGCGGTCAATGCCGCCAAGCCGGGCGAGGTGATCCTGCTGGAGAACGTCCGCTTCTACCTGGAAGAAGAAGGCAAGGCCAAGGACGCGCAAGGCAACAGCGTGAAGGCCGCGCCCGAGAAGGTCGCGGAATTCCGCGCTGGTCTTTCGCGCCTCGGCGATGTGTACATCAACGACGCCTTCGGCACCGCGCACCGCGCCCACTCTTCGATGGTCGGCGTGAATCTGCCGCGCGCCTCGGGCTACCTGCTCAAGAAGGAACTGGACTTCCTCGGTGAAGCGGTCAACAAGCCGGTGCGTCCGCTGGTGGCGATCATTGGCGGCTCCAAGATCTCCGGCAAGATCGACGTGATCGAGGCCCTTCTGCCCAAGGTCGACAAGCTGCTGATCGGTGGCGGCATGGCCTTCACCTTCTTCAAGGCCAAGGGCTACGAAGTGGGCAAGTCGCTCTGCGAAAACGACAAGGTCGAACTCGCCAAGGCCCTGATCGCCAAGGCCGGCGACAAGCTCGAACTGCCGATCGACACCATGATCACCAAGAAGCTGGACTTCGACGCCCGCACCCTGGATGGCCTGGTGGAAGTCGACTCCACCGCGATCCCGGCCGACCAGGAAGGCGTGGACATCGGCAGCAAGACCGCCGCCCGCTACGCCGAGATCGTGCGCGGTGCCAAGACCGTGCTGTGGAACGGCCCGATGGGCGTGTTCGAGATCGACGCGTCGGCCAAGGGCACCTACGCCGTAGCTAACGCGCTGGCCGACGCAACGGCCAAGGGCGCGATCACCGTGGTTGGCGGCGGCGACTCCGTGGCTGCGATCGAGAAGGGCGGCCTGGAAGAGAAGGTCTCCCACGTTTCTACCGGCGGTGGCGCCTCGCTCGAGTTCCTCGAAGGCAAGGCCCTGCCCGGCGTGGATGCGCTGAGCGACAAGTAA